A single window of Acidobacteriota bacterium DNA harbors:
- a CDS encoding CSLREA domain-containing protein, translating to MDLRYLRRLLCVGCFFLVFTSSLEGAEITVTAVSDGIVADNRCTLREAIEAANTDSAFMGCDPGLGHDTILFVLESTYAITVAGGNEDDNLTGDFDIRDDVTLRPAAGLTATISGSDLDRVFDVHEGADLTIEGLTVEQGDGVTSGGGIQTRELASKLRLISARIESNRSTLFGGGLYLAGPAWITDSVIAFNQSLTGAGVTAVSAAPLVLLRTVVDGNLATSDGGGLSVIAMTARDSAIIANQAGRHGGGIEWRNEGSAASRSELINTTLAENAAEADGGGLYFDGPGDVALYSTTVAWNYADYDENGSGDGGGFHVADGSGNLILRNTLVAQNEDLSMGPSPSLAPDCVGTFQSFGYNLLAAIDSGDCSFTAITGDLTGTISSPLAANIDSLRFGCDPTPAVPLLLGSPALDGGDPAGCLGPGGIPLAFDQLGQRRVWDGPDPDSIARCDIGAFEAGAPVALIFEDSFETGDVLLWSQSLRRPGAAPLGGGCGVPE from the coding sequence ATGGACCTTCGATACCTTCGCCGATTGCTCTGCGTCGGCTGCTTTTTCCTCGTCTTCACCTCGTCCCTCGAGGGCGCCGAGATCACCGTCACCGCGGTCTCTGACGGCATCGTCGCCGACAATCGCTGCACCCTCCGGGAGGCCATCGAAGCGGCCAACACGGACAGCGCCTTCATGGGCTGCGATCCCGGCCTCGGCCACGACACCATCCTCTTCGTCCTCGAATCCACCTACGCCATCACCGTCGCCGGCGGCAACGAGGACGACAACCTCACCGGCGACTTCGACATCCGCGACGACGTCACCCTGCGACCGGCGGCGGGCCTCACGGCCACCATCAGCGGTAGCGACCTCGACCGCGTCTTCGACGTTCACGAGGGTGCCGACCTGACCATCGAAGGCCTCACGGTGGAGCAAGGCGACGGCGTGACCAGCGGCGGCGGCATCCAAACCCGCGAGTTGGCCAGCAAGCTGCGCCTGATCTCGGCGCGGATTGAAAGCAACCGCTCGACGCTGTTCGGCGGCGGTCTCTACCTCGCCGGCCCAGCCTGGATCACCGACTCGGTGATCGCCTTCAATCAGTCGCTCACCGGCGCCGGTGTCACCGCCGTCAGCGCCGCGCCGCTCGTGCTTCTGCGCACCGTCGTCGACGGCAATCTCGCCACCTCCGACGGCGGCGGCCTGAGCGTCATCGCGATGACCGCCCGAGACAGCGCCATCATCGCCAACCAGGCCGGCCGCCACGGCGGCGGCATCGAGTGGCGCAACGAAGGCTCGGCCGCCAGCCGTAGTGAATTGATCAACACCACCCTGGCCGAGAACGCCGCCGAAGCGGACGGCGGTGGCCTCTACTTCGACGGACCGGGCGACGTCGCCCTCTACAGCACCACAGTGGCCTGGAACTACGCCGACTACGACGAAAACGGCTCCGGCGACGGCGGCGGTTTCCACGTCGCCGACGGCAGCGGCAACCTCATCCTGCGCAACACGCTGGTGGCCCAGAACGAAGACCTCTCGATGGGTCCCTCACCGTCCCTGGCACCGGACTGCGTCGGCACCTTCCAATCCTTCGGCTACAACCTGCTGGCCGCCATCGATAGCGGCGACTGTTCCTTCACCGCCATCACCGGCGACCTCACCGGCACCATCTCCAGTCCCCTGGCCGCCAACATCGACTCCCTGCGTTTCGGCTGCGATCCCACGCCGGCAGTCCCCCTGCTGCTCGGCAGCCCCGCCCTCGACGGCGGCGATCCGGCCGGCTGCCTCGGCCCCGGCGGGATCCCCCTGGCCTTCGACCAGCTCGGCCAGCGGCGGGTCTGGGACGGCCCCGACCCGGACAGCATCGCGCGCTGCGACATCGGCGCCTTCGAGGCCGGCGCACCGGTAGCCCTGATCTTCGAAGACAGCTTCGAAACCGGCGACGTCTTGCTGTGGAGTCAGAGCCTGCGGCGCCCGGGAGCGGCTCCCCTCGGCGGCGGTTGCGGCGTTCCCGAGTAG
- a CDS encoding methyltransferase: protein MSACDYADEKFAARYAADGPAQFVPGYHFMHQMAVQLIAESVSDEAAELLVLGAGGGLEIARFGSAKPHWQFTGVDPSPEMLNQARGTVREAGVEGRVTWVQGYVADAPMRPFDAATCLLTLHFMEDNGEKLDALVNIKARLKKGAPLILVDLCLDQSADDFDLHRDRYARFALDSGAAEELVEQTRGRLKDVLATVSAERNVALLRESGFSGIELFYAGLSWRGWIAFA, encoded by the coding sequence ATGTCTGCCTGTGATTACGCCGATGAGAAATTCGCGGCTCGATACGCCGCTGACGGTCCAGCGCAATTCGTGCCGGGCTATCACTTCATGCATCAAATGGCGGTCCAGCTGATCGCGGAGTCCGTGAGCGACGAGGCGGCGGAGCTACTCGTGCTGGGCGCTGGCGGTGGATTGGAAATCGCCAGATTCGGCAGCGCCAAGCCGCACTGGCAGTTCACCGGCGTTGATCCTTCTCCAGAAATGCTGAACCAGGCTCGTGGCACCGTTCGCGAGGCTGGTGTCGAGGGTCGCGTGACGTGGGTGCAAGGCTACGTTGCCGATGCACCCATGAGGCCGTTCGATGCGGCGACCTGCTTGCTGACGCTGCATTTCATGGAAGACAACGGGGAGAAACTGGACGCCCTCGTGAATATCAAGGCGCGGCTCAAGAAAGGTGCGCCTTTGATCCTGGTGGATTTATGTCTGGACCAGAGCGCAGACGATTTTGACCTTCACCGGGATCGCTATGCCAGGTTTGCACTCGATTCAGGCGCGGCGGAAGAACTGGTTGAGCAAACGCGCGGACGGCTGAAGGACGTGCTCGCCACGGTGTCCGCCGAGCGCAACGTGGCTCTGCTCCGCGAGTCGGGTTTTTCGGGCATCGAGCTGTTCTACGCCGGTCTCTCCTGGCGCGGCTGGATAGCCTTCGCGTAA
- a CDS encoding DUF5343 domain-containing protein: protein MPDDRPAAAYVSYKTLENALDRLSEGLPSKVDKSAFENLSGSSQSQLISSMKFLRLIGDEHEPAPILKELVSKNELERKSLLRKVFEDAYAEIFALDIKKATPAQVKQIMAESYGVSGTTLLRSMRFLLQGLEAMGIEVSPYLKETKTARPKKSTPNGKAKSKSKAQAKPKAAKQDEAAEAPRKSKVPEGFARQEIPTLNGAYIVYPVDMTEQDFALFEAALAFMKAVVQR, encoded by the coding sequence ATGCCTGATGACCGACCTGCAGCAGCGTACGTTTCATACAAGACGCTTGAGAACGCGCTCGACCGATTGTCGGAGGGGCTCCCGAGCAAGGTCGACAAGTCCGCGTTCGAGAATCTCTCCGGCAGCAGCCAAAGCCAGCTCATTTCGTCGATGAAGTTCCTCCGGCTGATCGGAGATGAGCATGAGCCGGCGCCGATCCTCAAGGAGTTGGTGTCGAAGAATGAGCTTGAGCGCAAGTCATTGCTCCGGAAGGTCTTCGAGGACGCGTACGCCGAGATTTTCGCCCTGGACATCAAGAAGGCGACGCCCGCCCAGGTCAAGCAGATCATGGCCGAAAGCTACGGAGTAAGCGGTACTACCCTCCTGCGCTCTATGCGCTTTCTTCTCCAGGGTTTGGAGGCAATGGGGATTGAGGTTTCCCCTTACCTCAAGGAAACCAAGACGGCGAGACCGAAAAAGTCCACGCCCAACGGGAAGGCGAAGTCCAAGAGTAAGGCCCAGGCCAAACCGAAGGCGGCGAAACAGGACGAAGCGGCGGAGGCGCCGCGCAAGAGCAAGGTCCCCGAGGGGTTCGCTCGGCAGGAGATTCCTACGCTGAATGGCGCTTACATCGTCTACCCGGTCGACATGACGGAGCAGGACTTCGCGCTGTTCGAGGCCGCACTAGCCTTCATGAAGGCGGTAGTACAGCGGTAG
- a CDS encoding beta-propeller fold lactonase family protein — translation MFNSFVRCAPHLGTLLVLFSFLSSPAPARGGLIDLQLLQILFDGAGLRGASAVEVSPDGAQMYTVGGRGCLHGATRDPSTGSLSFLQVFCEIEAEIEGLDEARDIVSSPDGEHLYVAALGLTVFDRDPATGLVALSDRVVEGQGGATGIAQPRGLAVSGDGAFVYVADYDGNAVSVFARDSATGGLSFVQALFEGQGGVSGIALAQHVALSPDGTHLYVVAGGASGSVAVFARDAGTGTLSFVQAILDGQGGAAGLAGALAVDVSPDGDHVYVVATVDSAVTIFARNGGTGMLTHVQTVEDDLGGINLLGNPLGLRIRPDGSVLVVNTFPDNALVVFARNAMTGMLTLVEESTGISLGTDLNNPGPPVFDPDGEHLYTASRFDQAMVVVASAPSTGALSFVQLFDDETEHNDGLSSVDGLTVSADGRHLYTTATDGEREIGLYARNAATGLLDFVEVVAGDSLPVSINETAAPTLSPGGEHLYVSELSTPNLIVFDRDAVSGALTFASATPPESAAVIRAMTFSADGGFLFAGDDLNDAVQVYGRDLATGALTFLQTLVDGVDAEGINDPLSLVLSPDGSSLYVGGDDDGAIAHFSLNATIEPLTFVGQVVDGTGGVEGLGGVRALAMSPDGAQLYAVSEDDAAIAVFSREPISGALTFEQVLVDGVDGVDGLDGARTVSVTPDGQLVVVGSGIVPPSKTGGQAIVLFLRDTVDGSLRFGTVIDRPFDTNGERTDLNEVSDAIVTADGAHLVTAHQNASALAVYRLPLLFADGFESGDTTRWSNTVP, via the coding sequence ATGTTCAACAGCTTCGTTCGGTGCGCACCGCACCTCGGCACCCTGCTTGTTCTGTTCTCCTTCTTGTCGTCACCTGCGCCGGCACGCGGTGGCCTGATCGACCTCCAACTGTTGCAGATCTTGTTCGACGGCGCCGGTCTCCGAGGTGCGTCGGCAGTCGAGGTCAGCCCAGACGGTGCCCAGATGTACACGGTCGGCGGCCGCGGCTGCCTCCACGGCGCCACACGCGACCCGAGCACGGGGTCGCTGTCGTTTCTCCAGGTCTTTTGCGAGATCGAGGCGGAGATCGAGGGACTCGACGAAGCCCGGGACATCGTCTCGTCTCCCGACGGGGAGCACCTCTACGTCGCGGCGCTCGGGCTGACCGTGTTCGATCGCGATCCAGCCACGGGCCTCGTCGCGTTGTCCGATCGCGTCGTCGAGGGTCAAGGCGGTGCCACCGGGATCGCACAGCCGCGCGGTCTCGCGGTCAGCGGCGACGGAGCCTTCGTGTATGTGGCCGACTACGACGGCAACGCGGTGTCCGTGTTCGCCCGAGACAGCGCGACCGGTGGGCTCAGCTTCGTACAGGCGTTGTTCGAAGGTCAGGGCGGCGTCAGCGGAATAGCCTTGGCCCAACATGTCGCCCTCAGCCCGGACGGTACACACCTCTACGTCGTAGCGGGTGGAGCCTCCGGCTCCGTCGCCGTCTTCGCGCGCGACGCTGGCACCGGCACTTTGAGCTTCGTCCAAGCGATTCTCGATGGTCAGGGCGGCGCGGCGGGGCTCGCAGGCGCGTTGGCGGTCGACGTGAGTCCGGATGGCGACCACGTCTACGTGGTCGCTACGGTCGACAGCGCGGTCACCATATTCGCGCGCAACGGCGGGACGGGCATGCTGACCCATGTTCAAACCGTGGAGGACGACCTGGGCGGCATCAACCTTCTCGGCAACCCCCTCGGGTTGCGGATCCGGCCCGACGGCAGCGTCCTGGTGGTCAACACCTTTCCGGACAATGCGCTCGTGGTCTTTGCCCGCAACGCCATGACAGGAATGCTGACTTTGGTCGAGGAGAGCACCGGCATCAGCCTGGGCACCGACCTGAACAACCCGGGGCCGCCGGTTTTCGACCCGGATGGCGAACACCTCTACACCGCCAGCCGATTCGATCAGGCCATGGTCGTCGTCGCTTCGGCACCGTCCACGGGCGCCTTGAGTTTTGTGCAGCTCTTCGACGACGAGACTGAGCACAACGACGGGTTGTCTTCGGTCGATGGGTTGACCGTCAGCGCCGACGGACGCCACCTTTACACCACGGCCACCGATGGTGAGCGTGAGATCGGTCTCTATGCGCGCAATGCCGCCACCGGGCTCCTGGACTTTGTCGAAGTCGTCGCCGGTGATTCGCTGCCGGTGAGCATCAATGAGACCGCAGCACCGACCCTGTCACCCGGCGGCGAGCATCTCTACGTCTCGGAGCTCAGCACCCCCAATCTGATCGTCTTCGACCGCGACGCCGTCTCCGGCGCCCTCACCTTCGCCAGCGCTACACCACCCGAATCGGCTGCCGTCATCCGAGCGATGACGTTCTCCGCCGATGGCGGCTTCCTTTTCGCCGGCGACGACCTGAACGATGCCGTGCAGGTCTATGGGCGCGATCTGGCGACCGGGGCCTTGACCTTTCTTCAGACTCTGGTCGACGGCGTCGACGCGGAGGGCATCAACGATCCGCTGTCCCTCGTGTTGAGCCCGGACGGCTCGAGTCTCTATGTCGGCGGCGATGACGACGGCGCCATCGCACACTTCAGCCTCAATGCGACGATCGAGCCCCTGACCTTCGTCGGCCAGGTGGTCGATGGCACCGGTGGTGTCGAAGGCCTCGGCGGCGTGCGCGCCCTTGCCATGAGCCCCGATGGCGCGCAGCTCTACGCTGTGAGCGAGGACGACGCCGCCATCGCCGTATTCAGCCGCGAGCCGATCTCGGGCGCCCTCACCTTCGAGCAGGTCTTGGTCGACGGGGTCGACGGCGTCGATGGCCTCGATGGCGCACGGACGGTTTCGGTCACGCCGGACGGCCAGCTCGTCGTGGTTGGTTCCGGGATCGTCCCCCCTAGTAAGACGGGCGGTCAGGCCATCGTTCTCTTTCTCCGCGACACCGTCGACGGCAGTCTTCGCTTCGGCACGGTGATCGACCGACCCTTCGACACCAACGGTGAACGAACCGACCTCAATGAAGTGTCTGACGCCATCGTGACCGCGGACGGAGCCCACCTGGTGACGGCTCACCAGAACGCCAGTGCCCTGGCGGTTTATCGCCTGCCGCTACTCTTCGCCGACGGCTTCGAGTCGGGAGATACGACACGCTGGTCCAACACCGTGCCTTGA